One window of the Posidoniimonas polymericola genome contains the following:
- a CDS encoding beta-propeller domain-containing protein, whose protein sequence is MLRSLLLINTLLVTNLLACASAAESAIEAGRRVLAADYSVGRIALIDPDGSIAWEHKIGPIHDLQLLDNGHVLFQLSWTRIVEVDPADNRIVWEYDSAGGDNQGQRVEVHSFQRLPDGRTMIAESGPGRVIEVDQAGEIRHELKLKVDHPDPHRDTRLVRKLASGNYLVAHEGDGAVREYAADGEVVWEYEVPLFGRKRRGGHAAEAWGNAVFAAERLANGNTLIATGNGHGVIEVTPDKEVVWRLKQRDLPGVTLAWVTTLQPLPSGNVILGNCHAGPDNPQIVEVNRDKQVVWSFEDHENFGDALSNSWVVGVGE, encoded by the coding sequence ATGCTCCGATCTTTGCTGCTGATAAACACGCTGCTAGTGACGAATCTGCTGGCTTGCGCGAGCGCCGCGGAGTCGGCGATCGAGGCCGGCCGCCGGGTGCTGGCCGCCGACTACAGCGTCGGCCGCATTGCGCTGATCGACCCCGACGGATCGATTGCCTGGGAGCACAAGATCGGCCCGATCCACGACCTGCAGCTGCTCGACAACGGCCACGTGCTGTTTCAGCTCTCGTGGACCCGCATCGTGGAGGTCGACCCGGCCGACAACCGCATTGTGTGGGAGTACGACAGCGCCGGGGGCGACAACCAGGGGCAGCGGGTCGAGGTGCACTCGTTCCAGCGGCTGCCCGACGGGCGCACAATGATCGCCGAGTCGGGGCCGGGCCGCGTCATCGAGGTTGACCAGGCAGGCGAGATCCGCCACGAGTTGAAGCTGAAGGTCGACCACCCCGACCCGCACCGCGACACCCGGCTGGTCCGCAAGCTGGCGAGCGGCAACTACCTGGTCGCCCACGAGGGGGACGGCGCCGTCCGCGAGTACGCGGCCGACGGCGAGGTGGTGTGGGAGTACGAGGTCCCGCTGTTCGGCCGCAAGCGTCGTGGCGGGCACGCCGCGGAGGCGTGGGGCAACGCCGTGTTCGCCGCCGAGCGGCTCGCGAATGGCAACACGCTGATCGCCACCGGCAACGGCCACGGCGTCATCGAGGTGACGCCTGACAAAGAGGTCGTCTGGCGGCTCAAGCAGCGGGACCTGCCGGGCGTGACGCTCGCCTGGGTCACGACCCTGCAGCCGCTGCCCAGCGGCAATGTCATCCTAGGCAACTGCCACGCCGGGCCGGACAACCCGCAGATCGTCGAGGTGAATCGCGACAAACAGGTAGTGTGGTCGTTCGAGGATCATGAGAACTTCGGCGACGCGCTGTCCAATTCGTGGGTTGTCGGGGTAGGGGAATAG
- a CDS encoding esterase/lipase family protein yields MPAPTAQPDPAPPETAQPEPAKPELVVLIHGIGSTRWLLWPLARRLQRAGYATRLWGYFSLLGSNRQIGRRLAGHLRRLAESGEYGRVHIVAHSMGGIATRCALAEFEQLGERTPHLLGRIVMVGTPNRGSHTATQLTRLHGRLSPTLYELRDTPDSFVNNLPAPPEHVEIGVIATRADRVVALDATHLPGQRDHCLVEGMHTGALWTPECAGQVEHFLRHGEFHRADAPARLTERAVLS; encoded by the coding sequence GTGCCAGCACCGACCGCACAACCCGATCCCGCCCCGCCCGAGACTGCCCAGCCCGAGCCCGCCAAGCCGGAGCTGGTCGTGCTGATCCACGGCATTGGGTCCACCCGCTGGCTGCTGTGGCCGCTAGCGCGTCGACTCCAGCGGGCGGGCTACGCGACGCGGCTGTGGGGCTACTTCTCGCTGCTGGGGTCAAACCGCCAGATCGGACGGCGGCTGGCGGGGCACCTGCGGCGGCTGGCCGAGTCCGGCGAGTACGGGCGGGTGCACATCGTCGCGCACAGCATGGGCGGGATCGCGACCCGTTGCGCGCTCGCGGAATTCGAACAGCTCGGTGAGCGGACCCCGCACCTGCTCGGCAGGATCGTGATGGTCGGCACCCCCAACCGCGGCTCGCACACGGCCACCCAACTCACGCGGCTGCACGGCCGTCTGAGCCCCACGCTGTACGAGCTGCGCGACACCCCCGACAGCTTTGTGAACAACCTCCCCGCGCCGCCCGAGCACGTCGAGATCGGCGTCATCGCGACCCGCGCCGACCGGGTGGTCGCACTCGACGCGACGCACCTCCCGGGGCAGCGCGACCATTGCCTGGTCGAGGGGATGCACACCGGGGCGTTGTGGACGCCCGAGTGCGCCGGACAGGTCGAGCACTTCCTGCGGCACGGCGAATTCCACCGCGCCGACGCCCCGGCGCGGCTGACCGAGCGGGCGGTGCTGTCTTAG
- the cutA gene encoding divalent-cation tolerance protein CutA, producing MTEFVQIQTTTGDRAVAERIAAELVDRRLAACVQIAGPMTSTYRWQGEVESTEEYVCTLKCRAAAFDEVAELIGSLHPYDVPDVIATPISHASHAYGKWLNESLSP from the coding sequence ATGACCGAATTTGTCCAGATCCAGACCACGACCGGCGACCGCGCGGTCGCCGAACGCATCGCCGCCGAGCTGGTCGACCGCCGCCTGGCCGCCTGCGTGCAGATCGCCGGCCCGATGACCAGCACCTACCGCTGGCAGGGCGAGGTCGAGTCGACCGAGGAGTACGTCTGCACGCTGAAGTGCCGCGCGGCCGCGTTCGACGAGGTTGCCGAGCTGATCGGCTCGCTCCACCCGTACGACGTGCCCGATGTGATCGCGACGCCGATCTCGCACGCCAGCCACGCGTACGGCAAGTGGCTCAACGAGTCACTCAGCCCGTAG
- a CDS encoding HEAT repeat domain-containing protein produces MKSLLLWSCLLVACGLATGCRQNPLIDWTSRQAEEMERLTRLFKEIKTPEDADERLEEIRECYQAMTKLKRDAPALFRKHAKDKVLKSTAESTNKRLKRADQDLTRAAGALENRRDFSEPFGSMLRVEAMEFMLATVEVIGELSTIEGVPPQPKLGSADAIREPLRMYREYGTAQVVEVEMMGRGRDAAGLLERAAGSNAESYTMPDASLVLVGPVSDFDDYRRALAEQGDVSEIDPGRRTFKFRPAGGSASSRSIADRAYAGNGRSASRFGGGLFDDDPSDRPSDRSSGSGAAGVADAGPTGPPRTEQEAIIQRMLAQARGEVVPANQSAGSPADVLTAAAEPAAGPDWSRPAPPEGEAAPPLRSASPALANLSPSEQRYLRLAEQLTGENRFAKRTAADKLLEIAPTDIKTKATRQKVARGYRTLLSDADFMATEGESVVRGLEAYAGRHCVPLLINHIATRPVEVPVAVIEAIAKHPSPAGAKALVLLLESLANRDQAADALRQFGPDAEPALLAAVAELDPLAKPIAVELLGEIGTRASVSTLSRLVRTGPSASRAAASDALRRVQDRL; encoded by the coding sequence ATGAAGTCCCTGCTTCTGTGGAGTTGCTTGCTGGTGGCCTGCGGGCTGGCGACGGGGTGTCGGCAAAACCCGCTGATCGACTGGACCAGTCGTCAAGCCGAAGAGATGGAGCGGCTGACCAGGCTGTTCAAGGAGATCAAAACTCCGGAGGACGCCGACGAGCGGCTCGAAGAGATCCGCGAGTGCTACCAGGCGATGACCAAGCTCAAGCGGGACGCGCCGGCGCTGTTCCGCAAGCACGCCAAGGACAAAGTGCTGAAGTCCACCGCCGAGTCGACCAACAAGCGGCTGAAGCGGGCCGATCAGGACCTGACGCGGGCCGCCGGCGCGCTCGAGAACCGGCGAGATTTTTCAGAGCCGTTTGGCTCGATGCTGCGCGTCGAGGCGATGGAGTTCATGCTCGCCACGGTCGAGGTGATCGGAGAACTGAGCACGATCGAGGGCGTGCCGCCGCAGCCAAAACTCGGGTCGGCCGACGCAATCCGCGAGCCACTCCGCATGTACCGCGAGTACGGAACCGCCCAGGTGGTAGAGGTCGAGATGATGGGCCGCGGGCGTGACGCCGCGGGGTTGCTAGAGCGGGCGGCCGGCTCCAACGCCGAGAGCTACACGATGCCCGACGCTTCGCTGGTGCTAGTTGGTCCTGTCAGCGACTTCGACGACTACCGCCGTGCGCTTGCCGAGCAGGGCGATGTCAGCGAGATCGACCCCGGCCGCCGAACGTTCAAGTTCCGACCTGCCGGCGGGTCGGCTTCCAGCAGGTCGATTGCCGACCGGGCCTACGCCGGCAATGGGCGCTCCGCGTCACGGTTCGGTGGCGGGCTCTTCGACGATGATCCCTCCGACCGGCCCTCCGACCGGTCCTCCGGCAGCGGAGCCGCAGGGGTGGCCGACGCGGGCCCGACCGGCCCGCCGCGCACGGAGCAGGAAGCGATCATCCAGCGGATGCTCGCCCAGGCCCGCGGCGAAGTCGTCCCCGCCAACCAGTCCGCCGGCTCGCCAGCAGACGTATTGACCGCCGCGGCCGAACCGGCGGCGGGGCCCGACTGGTCGAGGCCGGCGCCCCCGGAAGGCGAAGCCGCGCCGCCGCTGCGCTCCGCGAGCCCAGCCTTGGCGAACCTGTCGCCGAGCGAGCAGCGCTACCTGCGGCTGGCGGAGCAGCTCACGGGCGAGAACCGGTTCGCCAAGCGGACCGCGGCCGACAAGCTGCTAGAGATCGCGCCGACCGACATCAAAACCAAGGCGACCCGGCAGAAGGTGGCCCGCGGCTACCGCACGCTGCTGTCGGACGCCGACTTCATGGCGACCGAGGGCGAGTCCGTCGTCCGCGGCCTCGAGGCGTACGCCGGCCGCCACTGCGTGCCGCTGCTGATCAACCACATCGCCACCCGCCCGGTAGAGGTTCCGGTCGCCGTGATCGAGGCGATCGCCAAGCACCCTTCCCCCGCGGGCGCCAAGGCGCTGGTGCTGCTGCTGGAGTCGTTGGCCAACCGCGACCAGGCAGCGGACGCACTCCGCCAATTTGGCCCCGACGCCGAGCCCGCGCTGCTCGCCGCCGTCGCCGAGCTCGACCCGCTGGCCAAGCCGATCGCGGTCGAGCTGCTCGGCGAGATCGGCACGCGTGCGTCGGTGAGTACGCTTTCGCGGCTGGTCAGGACCGGCCCCTCAGCCAGCCGCGCCGCCGCCAGCGACGCGCTGCGGCGGGTGCAGGACCGCCTGTAG
- a CDS encoding glycosyltransferase → MIPPLRVLTPEDPAGVSGAKQLPRVLHVINGEHYSGAERVQDLLALRLPDHGFEAGFVALKPGRFGSCRRSVDTPLEELAMRSRWDLRAVGRVARAAQAGGYQIIHAHTPRSAMVAALAARQLELPFVYHVHSPTSRDSTRWLANLVNGRIERLSIAGAAKLITVSPTLTDHMKSLGVPDERLRCVLNGVPKVAGAEPRKKREGVWTLGMVALFRPRKGAEVLLEALALLKSKGQDVRLSAIGPFETPDYEEHLVSLAGRLGVGNSVSWIGFTEGVGAELDRVDALVLPSLFGEGLPMVVLEAMAAGLPVIATHCEGTAEAVAHRETGYLVEPSSVSQLAGAIDSLLTGELDYEQASARSIARHAERFSDDAMAAQVAEVYRELLGLPDARAESIADGLHPSEAPV, encoded by the coding sequence ATGATCCCGCCGCTGCGGGTCCTCACGCCCGAGGACCCGGCCGGCGTCAGCGGGGCCAAGCAGCTCCCACGCGTGCTGCACGTGATCAACGGCGAGCACTACTCCGGCGCCGAGCGGGTGCAGGACCTGCTCGCGCTGCGGCTGCCGGACCACGGGTTCGAGGCCGGCTTTGTCGCCCTCAAGCCGGGGCGGTTCGGGAGCTGCCGACGGTCGGTCGACACGCCGCTCGAGGAGCTGGCGATGCGCTCAAGGTGGGACCTGCGGGCCGTCGGCCGGGTGGCCAGGGCGGCGCAGGCCGGCGGGTACCAGATCATCCACGCCCACACGCCGCGTTCGGCGATGGTCGCCGCGCTGGCCGCGCGGCAGCTCGAGCTCCCGTTTGTGTACCACGTGCACAGCCCTACCAGCCGCGACTCGACCCGCTGGCTGGCGAACCTGGTGAACGGCCGCATCGAGCGGCTGAGCATCGCCGGCGCCGCGAAGCTGATCACGGTCTCGCCGACCCTGACCGATCACATGAAGTCGTTGGGCGTGCCCGACGAGCGGCTGCGGTGTGTGCTCAACGGCGTGCCGAAGGTCGCCGGGGCCGAGCCCCGCAAGAAGCGCGAGGGCGTGTGGACGCTCGGCATGGTGGCGTTGTTCCGTCCGCGGAAGGGCGCCGAGGTGCTGCTCGAGGCGCTCGCGCTGCTCAAGTCCAAGGGGCAGGACGTCCGCCTGAGTGCGATCGGCCCGTTCGAAACCCCCGACTACGAGGAGCACCTGGTGTCGCTGGCGGGGCGGCTGGGGGTCGGCAACTCCGTGAGTTGGATTGGCTTTACCGAGGGCGTCGGCGCCGAGCTCGATCGGGTCGACGCGCTGGTGCTGCCGAGCCTGTTCGGCGAGGGGCTGCCGATGGTGGTCCTCGAGGCGATGGCCGCCGGCCTGCCGGTGATCGCCACGCACTGCGAGGGGACCGCCGAGGCGGTTGCCCACCGCGAGACCGGCTACCTGGTCGAGCCGTCGAGCGTCAGCCAGCTGGCCGGCGCGATCGACTCGCTCCTGACCGGCGAGCTCGACTACGAGCAGGCGTCCGCCCGGTCGATCGCCCGGCACGCCGAACGCTTCTCCGACGACGCCATGGCCGCGCAGGTGGCTGAGGTGTACCGCGAGCTGCTCGGGCTGCCCGATGCTCGCGCGGAATCAATAGCCGATGGATTACATCCATCGGAAGCCCCTGTTTGA
- a CDS encoding protein kinase domain-containing protein, whose protein sequence is MSEPTENREPIELLAEQFLEDRRRGRRVTVEDYAAAHPDQAEEIRDLFPTIVALESAKPDKQSIGPRDFDAPDRLGDLRILGEIGRGGMGVVYEAEQESLGRRVAVKVLPGRALFDTRQLERFRREARTAAALQHPSIVPIYSVGEQDGLHYLVMQRIDGVGLDVLTRHVGRRTRGDALAACSSVSLAADETLQASSPSSLEDGLAAAMATDDFDLARTTEVQTPSAASDEALTIAFSASGSLPSAVRAGSLGQSLLDDDNVDIDALDPAYYRSVAKIGAQAADALAYAHGRGALHRDIKPANLLLDRSGRVWVTDFGLAKMINQDDMSRTGELLGTLRYMAPEQLRGEATAKSDLYSLGLTLYELVTFRSPFQAPTPSQVLQKINEHRPERPRKLNPRVPVDLEKIILKAMAADPADRYADGAALAADLRRFLVDQPVAIAAASVTTQAQRWLAANRTAAIAAAVALLLGGAGVLGVLAMMGPPNDFREPGAAGDGANGTPPLEGQFEDGFGGRRGSGPRGPGPHGLGPPPDGRQPPRLGPNGEPLGPPPGGRGRLGPRDRFGPRDEVGPPLGDGPPPDFDNRPPGERFGPLSEQGVNRRDNFFEQRRLRQERRDALMDELAPARPPPSERESADSSPAEPQPSDPPQP, encoded by the coding sequence ATGTCGGAGCCGACTGAAAACCGTGAACCCATCGAGCTGCTCGCCGAGCAGTTCTTGGAGGACCGTCGCCGCGGGCGGCGGGTCACGGTAGAGGACTACGCCGCCGCGCACCCGGATCAGGCCGAGGAGATCCGCGACCTGTTCCCGACCATCGTCGCGCTCGAGAGCGCCAAGCCCGACAAGCAGAGCATCGGGCCGCGGGACTTCGACGCGCCCGACCGGCTCGGCGACCTGCGGATCCTCGGCGAGATCGGCCGCGGCGGGATGGGCGTCGTGTACGAGGCCGAGCAGGAGTCGCTCGGCCGCCGCGTGGCGGTGAAGGTGCTGCCGGGCCGGGCGTTGTTCGACACCCGGCAGCTCGAACGCTTCCGCCGCGAGGCCCGCACCGCCGCCGCGCTGCAGCACCCCAGCATTGTGCCGATCTACAGCGTCGGCGAGCAGGACGGCCTGCACTACCTGGTGATGCAGCGGATCGACGGCGTCGGCCTCGACGTGCTCACCCGGCACGTCGGCCGCCGCACGCGGGGCGACGCCCTCGCCGCCTGTTCGAGCGTCAGCCTGGCCGCCGACGAGACCCTCCAAGCCAGCTCCCCGAGCAGCCTCGAAGACGGCCTGGCCGCGGCCATGGCGACCGACGACTTCGACCTCGCCCGGACCACCGAGGTCCAGACGCCGAGCGCCGCCTCCGACGAGGCGCTCACCATCGCGTTCTCCGCGTCGGGGTCGCTCCCCAGCGCAGTGCGGGCCGGTTCGCTGGGCCAATCGCTGCTGGACGACGACAACGTCGACATCGACGCGCTCGACCCCGCCTACTACCGCAGCGTGGCGAAGATCGGCGCCCAGGCGGCCGACGCGCTCGCCTACGCGCACGGCCGCGGGGCCCTGCACCGCGACATCAAGCCGGCCAACCTGCTGCTCGACCGCAGCGGCCGCGTGTGGGTCACCGACTTCGGCCTGGCCAAGATGATCAACCAGGACGACATGAGCCGCACCGGCGAGCTGCTCGGCACGCTCCGGTACATGGCGCCCGAGCAGCTCCGCGGCGAGGCGACCGCGAAGTCGGACCTCTACTCGCTCGGGCTGACGCTGTACGAGCTGGTGACCTTCCGCTCGCCGTTCCAGGCGCCGACCCCCAGCCAGGTGCTACAGAAGATCAACGAGCACCGCCCCGAGCGTCCGCGGAAGCTCAACCCGCGCGTGCCGGTCGACCTGGAGAAGATCATCCTCAAGGCGATGGCGGCCGACCCGGCCGACCGCTACGCCGACGGCGCCGCGCTGGCGGCCGACCTGCGGCGATTCCTCGTCGATCAGCCGGTCGCGATCGCCGCGGCCAGCGTCACGACCCAAGCGCAGCGCTGGCTGGCCGCCAACCGCACCGCGGCCATCGCCGCGGCGGTGGCGCTGCTGCTCGGCGGAGCAGGGGTGCTCGGCGTGCTCGCGATGATGGGTCCGCCGAATGACTTCCGCGAGCCCGGGGCGGCCGGCGACGGGGCGAACGGAACCCCGCCGCTCGAGGGGCAGTTTGAAGACGGGTTCGGCGGACGCCGGGGATCGGGGCCCCGAGGACCCGGCCCGCATGGGTTGGGCCCGCCGCCAGACGGCCGGCAGCCGCCGCGACTGGGCCCCAACGGCGAACCCCTGGGGCCTCCCCCCGGCGGGCGAGGACGGCTGGGGCCGCGCGACCGGTTCGGACCGCGAGACGAGGTCGGCCCACCGCTGGGCGATGGCCCGCCCCCAGACTTTGACAACCGCCCGCCCGGCGAGCGGTTTGGTCCGCTGAGCGAGCAGGGCGTCAACCGCCGCGACAACTTCTTCGAGCAGCGTCGCCTCCGCCAGGAGCGTCGCGACGCCTTGATGGACGAACTGGCGCCTGCCAGGCCGCCGCCCTCCGAGCGAGAATCTGCCGATTCGTCCCCCGCTGAGCCGCAACCTTCAGACCCACCCCAGCCGTGA
- a CDS encoding GxxExxY protein, translating to MHPKFKDAAAITQDVIGAAIEVHTAMGPGLLESVYEWCLTKELELRGYDVASQKNVPVRYKHFTREEVLRFDLLINDCLLVDVKATQSVVPIHKAQILSYMKLLDMPLGLVINFNTMRLVDGLSRLMLPGADQGS from the coding sequence ATGCACCCAAAATTCAAAGACGCGGCGGCAATCACCCAGGACGTAATCGGCGCCGCTATCGAAGTGCACACGGCCATGGGTCCCGGCCTGCTCGAGTCCGTTTACGAGTGGTGCTTGACAAAGGAACTCGAGCTGCGCGGCTACGACGTCGCGTCCCAGAAAAACGTGCCGGTGCGTTACAAACATTTCACTCGCGAAGAAGTGCTGCGTTTCGATCTGCTGATCAACGATTGCCTGCTGGTAGACGTCAAAGCGACTCAATCGGTCGTCCCGATCCACAAAGCTCAGATCCTAAGCTACATGAAACTACTCGACATGCCACTCGGGCTCGTCATTAACTTCAATACAATGAGACTGGTTGACGGCCTCTCGAGGTTGATGCTCCCCGGCGCCGACCAAGGATCTTAA
- a CDS encoding sigma-70 family RNA polymerase sigma factor: MSPATDEQLRQRLVDGDDAALGEAFSLHRERLRTGVMFRMDRRLRGRLDPDDILQEAFLQASTRLDHFRKAVAKDPDSSLFVWLRLISTQTLIDAHRRHVGAQMRDAGREVHRVPSRNAVATSVSLADCLLGHLTSPSQAAIREELGQQLQQAIATMSENDQEIIALRHFEELTNGEVAEALGIEVKAASIRYVRAIKRLKEVVDSIPGMKSLETLLNQ; the protein is encoded by the coding sequence ATGTCCCCTGCCACCGACGAGCAGCTCCGCCAGCGGCTAGTCGATGGCGACGACGCGGCCCTCGGCGAGGCGTTCAGCCTGCACCGCGAGCGGCTCCGCACCGGCGTCATGTTCCGCATGGACCGGCGGCTCCGCGGGCGGCTCGACCCGGACGACATCCTGCAGGAGGCGTTCCTGCAGGCGTCGACCCGCTTGGATCACTTCCGCAAGGCGGTCGCAAAGGACCCCGACAGCAGCCTGTTCGTGTGGCTGCGGCTGATCTCGACCCAGACCCTGATCGACGCCCACCGCCGGCACGTCGGCGCCCAGATGCGGGACGCCGGCCGCGAGGTGCACCGCGTCCCCAGTAGAAACGCCGTGGCGACCAGCGTTTCCTTAGCAGATTGCCTGCTCGGGCACCTGACCTCGCCCAGCCAGGCGGCCATCCGCGAGGAGCTCGGCCAGCAGCTCCAGCAGGCGATCGCCACGATGAGCGAGAACGACCAAGAAATCATCGCCCTGCGTCACTTCGAGGAGCTGACCAACGGCGAGGTCGCCGAGGCGCTCGGCATCGAAGTCAAAGCCGCCAGCATCCGATACGTCCGCGCGATCAAGCGGTTAAAAGAAGTCGTCGACAGCATCCCAGGCATGAAAAGCCTGGAGACGCTGCTGAACCAGTAG
- a CDS encoding EF-hand domain-containing protein translates to MLFKLIATGVAAAAVSAVTIGFAQGQPGDNNDAPRPARLGPIAPGQVFDRIDADGDGVVTKEEFAKHQEQRQARRPGGPPAGGPADVGPQRGGRGNGQGMGQGRGQGPGQGRRMGQGRNAGRGPQGQGFNADQGPRMGPPMGQQAGRRGGQGGPGRDDFTGPPRGDFCPHCQGSGMAPQGPGMGGPGMGGRGMGGRGMGGRGMGGRDFGPPPRLEGDQAAPPRGPRGQGRRGEGRGRRGFDRPPVDDQPAAEEQVQEESET, encoded by the coding sequence ATGTTATTCAAACTCATCGCAACAGGCGTAGCGGCAGCGGCGGTTTCGGCCGTGACGATCGGCTTCGCCCAGGGCCAGCCAGGCGACAACAACGACGCCCCGCGGCCTGCCCGGTTGGGGCCGATCGCGCCCGGACAGGTGTTCGACAGGATCGACGCCGACGGCGACGGCGTCGTCACGAAGGAAGAATTTGCCAAACATCAAGAGCAGCGTCAGGCCCGCCGGCCGGGCGGTCCCCCCGCGGGCGGGCCCGCGGATGTCGGCCCCCAACGCGGTGGTCGCGGCAACGGGCAGGGCATGGGACAAGGTCGCGGACAGGGTCCTGGGCAGGGCCGACGCATGGGCCAGGGCCGCAACGCCGGCCGTGGACCGCAGGGCCAAGGCTTCAACGCCGACCAAGGACCGCGGATGGGGCCGCCGATGGGACAGCAGGCCGGACGCCGCGGAGGCCAGGGCGGACCCGGTCGGGATGATTTCACCGGCCCGCCGCGGGGCGACTTCTGCCCGCACTGCCAGGGCTCGGGGATGGCTCCGCAGGGTCCCGGAATGGGGGGTCCCGGAATGGGAGGCCGTGGGATGGGTGGCCGAGGAATGGGTGGCCGAGGAATGGGCGGCCGCGACTTCGGCCCGCCGCCGCGTCTCGAGGGCGATCAAGCCGCCCCGCCGCGTGGTCCGCGAGGTCAGGGCCGCCGTGGTGAAGGCCGTGGCCGCCGCGGCTTCGACCGCCCGCCGGTCGACGACCAGCCCGCCGCCGAAGAGCAAGTGCAGGAAGAATCGGAAACCTGA
- the ilvB gene encoding biosynthetic-type acetolactate synthase large subunit: protein MATVTKPESSTASELVSGADILVQSLVNHGVDTIFAYPGGCSMPLHQALTRHKDKLRTILPRHEQGGGFAAQGIARSTGKVGVCMATSGPGATNLVTAIADAKLDSIPLVAITGQVPTAVIGSDAFQETPIVEVCRGITKHHYLVTDVEDVARVMREAFVIASTGRPGPVLVDMPKDVQLALCEPDYDAPLDLPGYLNKEGEFEVPQARSEQIKQAAAAIKRAKKPVIYAGGGVVISGASDEVRTLVKKTGIPITTTVMGLGIYPGTDPLSLDMLGMHGSVYSNYAVDEADLLIALGVRFDDRVTGKLEEFCKHGKIIHVDIDAAELNKNKPAHIPVQSDVKQALTELNKIVEAPEDISPWVEQCLEWKKKFPFKYDESYPGITQQHAIKTLWEIVHEKDPIISVGVGQHQMWAAQFYKFDKPRTWLSSSGLGTMGFGLPAAMGAQSVFPDRLVIDIDGDGSFQMNIQELSTLVCEKLPVKVLLLNNQHLGMVVQWEDRFMQGNRAHTYLGPVDHPEWAGKGDGIGRAGRDHRYADFVKIAHGYGCGGAYVERKEDLPAAIEEMIAYDGPYILDVNVPYQEQVLPMIPSGHTVRDIITE from the coding sequence ATGGCGACTGTCACCAAGCCAGAGTCCTCGACCGCATCTGAACTCGTTTCCGGGGCCGACATCCTGGTGCAGTCGCTGGTCAACCACGGCGTCGACACCATCTTTGCGTACCCGGGCGGCTGCAGCATGCCGCTGCACCAGGCCCTCACGCGGCACAAGGACAAGCTGCGGACCATCCTGCCACGGCACGAGCAGGGGGGCGGCTTCGCCGCGCAGGGCATCGCCCGCTCGACTGGCAAGGTCGGCGTCTGCATGGCGACCTCCGGCCCTGGAGCGACCAACCTGGTCACCGCCATCGCCGACGCCAAGCTCGACAGCATCCCGCTGGTCGCGATCACCGGCCAGGTGCCGACCGCGGTCATCGGGTCCGACGCCTTCCAAGAGACGCCCATCGTCGAGGTTTGTCGCGGCATCACCAAGCACCACTACCTGGTGACCGACGTCGAGGATGTCGCCCGCGTGATGCGCGAGGCGTTTGTCATCGCCAGCACCGGCCGCCCCGGCCCCGTGCTGGTCGACATGCCCAAGGACGTGCAGCTCGCCCTCTGCGAGCCGGACTACGACGCGCCGCTCGACCTGCCCGGCTACCTCAACAAGGAAGGCGAGTTCGAGGTCCCGCAGGCCCGCAGCGAGCAGATCAAGCAGGCGGCCGCCGCGATCAAGCGGGCCAAGAAGCCGGTGATCTACGCCGGCGGCGGCGTGGTCATCTCCGGCGCCAGCGACGAGGTCCGCACGCTCGTCAAGAAGACCGGCATCCCAATCACCACCACCGTCATGGGCCTGGGCATCTACCCGGGGACCGACCCGCTGTCGCTCGACATGCTGGGCATGCACGGCAGCGTCTACTCGAACTACGCGGTCGACGAGGCCGACCTGTTGATTGCCCTCGGCGTGCGGTTCGACGACCGCGTCACCGGCAAGCTCGAGGAGTTCTGCAAGCACGGCAAGATCATCCACGTCGACATCGACGCCGCCGAGCTCAACAAGAACAAGCCGGCCCACATCCCCGTCCAGAGCGACGTCAAGCAGGCCCTCACGGAGCTCAACAAGATCGTCGAGGCGCCCGAGGACATCAGCCCCTGGGTCGAGCAGTGCCTGGAGTGGAAGAAGAAGTTCCCCTTCAAGTACGACGAGTCGTACCCCGGCATCACCCAGCAGCACGCCATCAAGACCCTCTGGGAGATCGTCCACGAGAAGGACCCGATCATCTCGGTCGGCGTCGGGCAGCACCAGATGTGGGCGGCCCAGTTCTACAAGTTCGACAAGCCCCGCACCTGGCTCAGCTCCAGCGGCCTGGGCACGATGGGCTTCGGCCTGCCGGCCGCGATGGGAGCGCAGAGCGTGTTCCCGGACCGGCTGGTCATCGACATCGACGGCGACGGCTCGTTCCAGATGAACATCCAGGAGCTGTCGACCCTGGTCTGCGAGAAGCTACCGGTGAAGGTGCTGCTCTTGAATAACCAGCACCTCGGCATGGTCGTGCAGTGGGAAGACCGCTTCATGCAGGGCAACCGTGCCCACACGTACCTCGGCCCGGTCGACCACCCCGAGTGGGCCGGCAAGGGCGACGGCATCGGCCGCGCCGGCCGCGACCACCGCTACGCCGACTTCGTCAAGATCGCCCACGGCTACGGCTGCGGCGGCGCGTACGTCGAGCGTAAGGAGGACCTGCCGGCCGCGATCGAGGAGATGATCGCCTACGACGGACCCTACATCCTCGACGTCAACGTGCCGTACCAGGAGCAGGTGCTGCCGATGATCCCGAGTGGCCACACCGTGCGGGATATCATCACGGAGTAG